The following are from one region of the Salvia splendens isolate huo1 chromosome 2, SspV2, whole genome shotgun sequence genome:
- the LOC121792042 gene encoding uncharacterized protein LOC121792042 — MRGVQHCHRCGWPFPKPHTSSKHRRAHKRVCGTIEGYKIIHSENYLAVSDDDRDSDDDEYHTPSPKKNALSSGGESGKSNKSEDDVFSDAAMEFSDSGISPQLEAHFDSVRELENNKGVEGDVYGNGELDIEETAEKTEQSNDARSEDLSQTEVAAQTM; from the exons ATGAGAGGAGTGCAGCATTGCCACAGATGTGGATGGCCTTTTCCAAAGCCACACACTAGTTCTAAGCATAGAAGAGCTCATAAGAGGGTTTGTGGGACAATTGAAGGCTACAAAATCATTCATTCCGAAAATTATTTGGCGGTTTCAGACGATGACCGTGACTCTGACGACGATGAATATCACACCCCAA GTCCGAAGAAAAATGCTTTGAGCAGTGGCGGAGAAAGTGGGAAGTCGAACAAATCAGAagatgatgtgttttctgatGCAGCAATGGAGTTTTCAGACAGTGGGATTAGTCCTCAGTTAGAGGCGCACTTTGACAGCGTGAGGGAATTGGAGAATAATAAGGGCGTGGAAGGTGATGTTTACGGGAATGGGGAGCTGGATATCGAGGAAACTGCCG AAAAAACCGAACAATCCAATGATGCAAGGAGTGAGGACCTGTCTCAGACGGAAGTAGCCGCCCAGACAATGTAA